From one Branchiostoma floridae strain S238N-H82 chromosome 3, Bfl_VNyyK, whole genome shotgun sequence genomic stretch:
- the LOC118410925 gene encoding ras GTPase-activating protein-binding protein 2-like: MVMVMTTDSPQSTVTRDVRELHVSSQCVGREFVRQYYTLLNQAPEHLHRFYSHNSSFLHASCDFGEHVEDPVIGQQDIHKKIMSLNFRDCHAKIRQVDSHPTLGNGVVVQVTGELSNNGEPMRRFMQTFVLAPQSPKKYYVHNDIFRYQDEVFEDSDYEAQERAGESEGEIEAEPEPTKPPAPEQSPLEPAVFEPQQTVSNGDIHLEESPPEVVPPQPPVEEPAPPPEQEETPEPEPYEPQQETAPEVKEPEPPKEQQPEPKKFSWAALASKNTTASPQATTTGLPPTVIKSQQVPPKPAEPRDAGAPQPQRAPRPQREGQDFRRPRPGGPGRREMGEGEEGRPETRVQRPSRYPDSHQLFIGNLPHDINEDELKDHFAHYGNVMELRINTKSGGGRVPNFGFVVFDDPEPVQKILDSKPIMFRGEHRLNVEEKKARGEGRGRGDSRGPPRGDRGPPRGPGAPAGRGGGPSGGGRGPPPPKGGGAGGGPPRDRYPPRR; this comes from the exons ATGGTCATGGTCATGACAACCGACAGTCCCCAAAGCACTGTGACGCGCGACGTGCGGGAGCTGCACGTTAGCTCGCAGTGCGTGGGGCGGGAATTCGTGCGGCAGTATTATACTCTTCTCAACCAAGCACCAGAacacctgcacag GTTTTACAGCCATAACTCGTCGTTCCTGCACGCCAGCTGTGACTTCGGCGAGCATGTGGAGGACCCGGTGATTGGTCAGCAGGACATCCACAAGAAGATCATGTCGCTGAACTTCCGCGACTGTCACGCCAAGATCCGACAGGTGGACAGCCACCCTACCCTGGGGAACGGCGTCGTAGTGCAg GTCACTGGTGAACTGTCGAACAACGGTGAGCCCATGCGTCGCTTCATGCAGACGTTCGTACTGGCCCCGCAGTCACCCAAGAAGTATTATGTGCACAACGACATCTTCCGCTACCAGGACGAGGTGTTTGAAGACTCTGACTACGAGGCCCAGGAGCGAGCAGGAG AGTCGGAGGGTGAGATTGAGGCAGAGCCTGAGCCCACCAAGCCGCCTGCACCGGAGCAGTCTCCTTTGGAACCTGCGGTATTCGAACCACAGCAGACTGTAAG TAATGGTGACATCCATCTGGAGGAGAGTCCCCCTGAGGTGGTCCCCCCGCAGCCTCCCGTGGAGGAGCCCGCGCCCCCTCCGGAGCAGGAGGAGACTCCGGAGCCTGAGCCGTACGAGCCGCAGCAGGAGACTGCTCCGGAGGTGAAGGAACCCGAACCACCCAAGGAGCAGCAGCCTG agCCTAAGAAGTTCTCATGGGCTGCTCTGGCGAGTAAAAACACCACGGCGTCTCCCCAGGCTACAACAACGGGACTGCCTCCAACAGTCATCAAATCACAACAG GTTCCCCCGAAGCCAGCGGAACCGCGGGATGCCGGCGCTCCCCAGCCCCAGCGAGCTCCGCGGCCCCAGCGGGAGGGGCAGGACTTCCGTCGTCCCCGCCCCGGTGGCCCCGGTCGGCGCGAGATGGGCGAGGGCGAGGAGGGAAGACCGGAGACGAGAGTGCAGCGCCCGTCGCGCTACCCGGATAGTCACCAACTGTTTATCGGAAACCTACCGCACGACATCAACGAGGACGAACTCAAGGATCACTTCGCAC ACTACGGAAATGTGATGGAGCTGCGTATCAACACTAAGTCAGGAGGAGGCAGGGTGCCG AACTTTGGATTTGTTGTGTTTGATGACCCAGAGCCTGTTCAGAAGATCTTGGATTCGAAG CCCATCATGTTCCGTGGAGAACACCGTCTGAATGTGGAAGAGAAAAAAGCTCGTGGAGAAGGTCGGGGACGAGGCGATAGTCGCGGACCGCCGCGCGGAGACCGTGGACCCCCTCGTGGCCCAGGAGCACCTGCCGGGCGTGGTGGCGGCCCCTCTGGTGGTGGAcgcggcccccctccccccaagggTGGTGGTGCCGGCGGCGGGCCCCCTCGTGACCGCTACCCTCCACGCCgctga
- the LOC118411785 gene encoding nicotinamide N-methyltransferase-like, with the protein MDFDVVTISFCLEVACPDRETYSAAVRNITRLLKPGGTLALAGVTNQTFYSFGGYKFFTLHIDSSFMREVFEKAGYVDINIKSFPATNPENNTVSDCDGLVVLHARKAEI; encoded by the exons ATGGAC TTCGACGTGGTAACTATAAGCTTTTGCCTGGAGGTAGCGTGCCCTGACCGGGAGACCTACTCCGCTGCTGTACGCAACATCACCCGCCTACTCAAGCCGGGAGGCACGCTCGCTCTCGCAGGAGTCACCAACCAGACCTTCTACTCCTTCGGTGGCTACAAGTTCTTTACCCTTCATATCGACAGCAGCTTCATGAGGGAAGTATTTGAGAAGGCGGGATATGTCGATATCAATATCAAGTCGTTCCCGGCTACAAATCCTGAGAACAACACCGTCTCCGACTGTGACGGGCTCGTTGTTCTCCATGCTCGTAAGGCAGAGATTTAG